One window from the genome of Haladaptatus paucihalophilus DX253 encodes:
- a CDS encoding DUF5815 family protein, translated as MAEPRVPGGDGATLDLPCGESVATGKLDMGMREYDCDCGESHAVVMDVHPPSRFVPEFLVDILRETIDTTDENVEFGTLHIMGVVMEEFPEEVASEDVAENPDLGYAMVWVTDFDSRRLHEVVVELIVELMEHAVSHAEDDEAMSQFEADMLNFDVPTFVEQYRKERDFSGPHDRPA; from the coding sequence ATGGCAGAACCGCGCGTACCGGGAGGAGACGGTGCGACGCTCGACCTCCCCTGTGGCGAGTCGGTGGCGACCGGGAAACTCGACATGGGGATGCGCGAGTACGACTGTGACTGTGGCGAATCGCATGCGGTCGTCATGGACGTCCATCCGCCGTCACGGTTCGTCCCCGAGTTCCTCGTGGATATCCTCCGCGAAACCATCGATACGACCGACGAGAACGTCGAATTCGGCACGCTCCACATCATGGGCGTCGTCATGGAGGAGTTCCCCGAGGAGGTCGCAAGCGAGGACGTGGCGGAAAACCCCGACCTCGGCTACGCGATGGTCTGGGTGACCGACTTCGACTCGCGTCGTCTTCACGAGGTCGTCGTCGAACTCATCGTCGAACTGATGGAACACGCCGTCAGCCACGCCGAGGACGACGAGGCGATGAGTCAGTTCGAAGCGGACATGCTGAACTTCGACGTGCCGACCTTCGTCGAACAGTATCGGAAGGAACGCGATTTCTCCGGGCCGCACGACCGACCGGCGTGA
- a CDS encoding Vms1/Ankzf1 family peptidyl-tRNA hydrolase — MLDELLGRAELKERIDDLEDDKHHLERQLEAEQERRAEAVTERQNAEERVNRLENRIVELEDRVERLQSDEESVEFRGTETLHGERVDDVLARLDSFETEPEGALTAMVDDDLPEAVAEAFGDHGSLVARAAPCLAVTDDAGLVSAALVTPNPPEPFVSWSDDFAFESSWFRPEGRFAFALVRSDLFAIAEYDGRDRLSVAGFESDVKGDHSKGGFSQARFERIRDEQIADHLERCREEIDARDAERLYVVGQRTLLSEFRDDAEATKPVDATGKPKEALDDAFYEFWTTRLFRV; from the coding sequence ATGCTGGACGAGTTGCTCGGGCGCGCGGAGCTGAAAGAGCGAATCGACGACCTCGAAGACGACAAACATCATCTCGAACGGCAGTTGGAAGCCGAACAGGAACGGCGGGCGGAAGCCGTCACCGAACGCCAGAACGCAGAAGAGCGGGTCAACCGCCTCGAAAACCGCATCGTGGAACTCGAAGATCGAGTGGAGCGACTGCAAAGCGACGAGGAATCGGTCGAGTTCCGCGGCACCGAAACGCTTCACGGAGAACGGGTGGACGACGTGTTGGCCCGACTCGACAGCTTCGAGACGGAACCGGAAGGGGCGTTGACCGCGATGGTGGACGACGACCTTCCCGAAGCGGTGGCCGAGGCGTTCGGGGACCACGGGTCGCTCGTCGCTCGCGCCGCCCCGTGTCTGGCCGTGACCGACGACGCGGGACTCGTCAGCGCGGCGCTCGTCACGCCGAATCCTCCGGAACCGTTCGTCTCGTGGAGCGACGACTTCGCGTTCGAGTCGTCGTGGTTCCGGCCGGAGGGTCGGTTCGCGTTCGCGCTCGTCCGCTCCGACCTGTTCGCCATCGCCGAGTACGACGGCCGGGACCGCCTGTCGGTCGCGGGATTCGAAAGCGACGTGAAGGGGGACCACTCGAAAGGCGGGTTCTCACAGGCTCGGTTCGAGCGGATTCGAGACGAACAGATTGCCGACCATCTGGAGCGCTGTCGGGAGGAGATAGACGCCCGCGACGCGGAGCGTCTGTACGTCGTCGGCCAGCGAACGCTCCTCTCGGAGTTCCGCGACGATGCCGAGGCGACCAAACCGGTGGACGCGACCGGCAAACCGAAGGAGGCACTCGACGACGCTTTCTACGAGTTCTGGACGACGCGGCTGTTTCGAGTGTGA
- a CDS encoding DUF7124 domain-containing protein: MSGSGEMTLAFELSALKALASPGAVFEDARRWTRYVGVISDQPTYVVTNFTRKNRIRQDFFSGPKGRAESLDSVKSQFDTDRHVFVGVTDEDRKLAEEHDWEFLHVEDAAEAAEWDLASDDDGEGTANEEDVRDDWP, encoded by the coding sequence ATGAGCGGAAGCGGCGAGATGACGCTGGCGTTCGAGTTGTCCGCGCTCAAAGCGTTGGCGAGTCCCGGAGCGGTGTTCGAAGACGCCCGACGCTGGACGCGGTACGTCGGCGTCATCTCCGACCAACCGACCTACGTGGTGACGAACTTCACCCGGAAGAACCGCATCCGACAGGACTTCTTCTCCGGCCCGAAAGGACGCGCCGAGAGCCTCGACAGCGTGAAATCGCAGTTCGACACCGACCGCCACGTCTTCGTCGGCGTGACCGACGAGGACCGCAAACTCGCCGAGGAGCACGACTGGGAGTTCCTCCACGTCGAGGACGCCGCCGAGGCGGCCGAGTGGGACCTCGCGTCCGACGACGACGGCGAAGGGACGGCGAACGAAGAGGACGTGCGCGACGACTGGCCGTAG